One genomic window of Procambarus clarkii isolate CNS0578487 chromosome 43, FALCON_Pclarkii_2.0, whole genome shotgun sequence includes the following:
- the LOC123750148 gene encoding Krueppel-like factor 16, whose translation MTSHTPHNSSPSIFRPWQSYMGAAHAPPPTRSEAMGGRVKRPAPDNENSLPVKYVKSEGGDVGVVRMANPLMAHLRGLAPPPPPMPPPMPHCLAASGAMGMMAGISSMAGFVPPVTGMGTVPLLGSLAGLGGMGPLVPLLDMLVPAAEVERVCGRARARPKRFACSECGSAFSNKGQLRGHVRIHTGERPYACAHHGCHKRFTRNEELTRHRRIHSGARPFPCPLCDKRFGRKDHLKKHIRTHQRHPLLPPHPLLHRLHQLHHLP comes from the coding sequence ATGACCAGCCACACCCCGCACAACTCCTCCCCGTCCATCTTCAGACCCTGGCAGTCGTACATGGGCGCTGCCCACGCCCCGCCGCCCACCAGGAGCGAGGCTATGGGCGGGCGTGTCAAGCGCCCCGCTCCGGACAATGAAAACTCTCTGCCTGTCAAGTATGTGAAGAGTGAGGGCGGCGATGTGGGCGTAGTGAGGATGGCCAACCCACTAATGGCTCATCTACGTGGGCtggcgccgccgccgccgcccatGCCGCCGCCAATGCCACACTGTCTGGCAGCCTCCGGCGCTATGGGCATGATGGCGGGAATAAGCAGCATGGCGGGGTTCGTGCCCCCGGTGACAGGAATGGGCACAGTGCCCCTACTGGGGTCCCTGGCAGGGCTGGGGGGCATGGGGCCCCTCGTGCCCCTCCTAGATATGCTAGTACCCGCGGCGGAAGTAGAGCGCGTGTGCGGGCGAGCGCGCGCAAGGCCTAAGAGATTCGCGTGCAGCGAGTGTGGGTCAGCCTTCAGCAACAAGGGTCAGCTGAGGGGTCACGTGAGGATCCACACAGGGGAGAGGCCGTACGCATGCGCACACCATGGCTGCCACAAGCGCTTCACCCGTAACGAGGAGCTGACCCGCCACCGACGCATCCACAGCGGCGCCCGgcccttcccctgtcccctctgtGACAAACGCTTCGGTCGAAAGGATCACCTTAAAAAGCACATCAGAACCCACCAACGGCACCCCCTCctgcccccacaccccctcctgcACCGTCTgcatcagctccaccacctgccctga